The genomic stretch AAATTTCAGCCGAACCTTTAGTGCATGATGCAACCATTTATAACGCAGAAGGCATTCGCTTAGCCGCCAGCGACGATGCAAAATCGGTACGAGAAACTTTAGGCTTAGATACCCCACTTCAAAGCTCTAACATTGGCCGCGAACAATTGGTCGAACCTATTTTTAACGACCACAATGCAATTGGCTTTATCCGCATTACTTTTGAGAAAGGTTTAGTGACCGCTATTTCAGACCATCGTTACCGCAATAGTGATCATTTAATGTATTTGATGCTTATCATCAGTTTCTTTAGTGGCGGTTTACTGTGTTTGCTACTGATTTACAAGCCTAAAGACAATATCGAAAATATCTTATTGAAAGATTTGTAGTACCGATTCCATTTACTATTTGAATAGCCGAGTTCTGATCACCCAATGACTCAAATTGTTATAACTCTCTTGATTACGCGCTAACAAAAAACTCCAATCGCATCAGCCATTGGAGTTTTTTTAGTTACCGCTTAGCATTAGATTCACAATGCTATTTAAACGATAGATTAAGCGTCTTTATCGCCTAAAATCACAGAGTCTAGTGCGATATGGATCATTTCGTTAAACGTGGTTGCACGCTCATCAGATGTTGTTTGCTCACCCGATTTAATGTGATCCGATACCGTACAAATTGCGACTGCTTTTGCGCCGTATTCTGCCGCTGCACCATAGATGCCCGCCGCTTCCATTTCAACACCTAGGATGTCGTATTTGTCCATAACGGTGAACATGTCTGGATCTGGAGTGTAGAATAAATCAGCAGAGAAAAGGTTACCCACTTTCACGTTAATGCCACGCGCTTTCGCCGCTTCTTCGGCATTTTTTACCATGTGGTAATCCGCAATCGCTGCAAAATCGTGATCTTTAAAGCGCATACGGTTCACTTTAGAGTCAGTACATGCGCCCATGCCAATCACAACATCACGCAATTTAATGCTATCGCTTACTGCGCCACAGCTGCCCACTCGAATAATTTTTTTCACGCCGAAATCTTTAAACAACTCAGTGACATAGATAGAGCAAGAAGCAATACCCATACCGTGACCCATTACTGAGACTTTACGACCTTGGTAAGTACCAGTGTAACCAAGCATGTTACGAACATTACAAACTTGAACCGCACCATCCAAGAAGTTTTCTGCGATGTATTGGGCGCGTAGCGGATCGCCAGGCATCAATACTACGTCTGCAAAGTCACCCATTTCAGCATTAATATGTGGAGTTGCCATGTTGTTTTCCTTTATTAGTTTTCGTTCACTGCTCATTTTAAAGCAGTAATTAAAATAATTATTCTGTTTATATCGTCGTCTCAGGGATGACGACGATTATATTTCGAGTTTTTCGTTCTTGCTTACAAAAACGACTTGCCGTAATCCATATCAGAAGTATCAAAATACTTCGCTAGGCTTTGACCAATATCGGCAAAAGTATCACGACGACCTAAAGAGCCGGCTGGGATCTTAGGTCCTGATACTAACACTGGAATATGTTCACGCGTATGATCACTACCCGGCCAGGTTGGATCGCAACCATGGTCGGCGGTTAAGATCAGAATATCGTCTTCTTTTAGCAGTGCTTGAATTTCTGGTAAGCGCTTGTCGAAGTATTCCAATGCGGCAGCATAACCTGCCACATCACGGCGGTGACCGTAAGAAGAATCAAAATCAACGAAGTTAGTAAATACGATGGTGTTATCACCGGCACGTTTTACTTGCTCAAGCGTGGCATCAAATAATGCTTCTAGGCCGGTGGCTTTGAATTTTTGCGTAATACCACAGCCAGCATAAATATCAGAGATCTTACCGATAGAGACCACTTCACCATTTTTTTCGTCGACTAATTTTTGCAATATTGTCGGCGCTGGCGGCTCAAGTGATAAATCATGACGATTACCAGTACGAGCAAACTCACCCGCTTTAGCGCCAATAAATGGACGCGCAATAACACGGCCAATATTATAAGGTTCTAGCTCTTCACGAACAATCTCGCACAGCTCAAGTAAGTTATCTAAGCCGTAGGTTTCTTCATGGCAAGCAATTTGGAAAACAGAATCTGCCGAAGTATAAAAGATCGGCCAACCGCTTTTCATGTGCTCTTCACCAAGCTCATCAAGAATAACCGTACCCGATGAATGGCAGTTACCAAGAT from Vibrio algicola encodes the following:
- a CDS encoding YtjB family periplasmic protein — its product is MQTSLFSWRVFLRLLAIVLLSGLFAYTIINSFVISRDNERIQNHQLDTLTNLLISQAAMSASDLIVNDEQDALLKLTNQISAEPLVHDATIYNAEGIRLAASDDAKSVRETLGLDTPLQSSNIGREQLVEPIFNDHNAIGFIRITFEKGLVTAISDHRYRNSDHLMYLMLIISFFSGGLLCLLLIYKPKDNIENILLKDL
- the deoD gene encoding purine-nucleoside phosphorylase, giving the protein MATPHINAEMGDFADVVLMPGDPLRAQYIAENFLDGAVQVCNVRNMLGYTGTYQGRKVSVMGHGMGIASCSIYVTELFKDFGVKKIIRVGSCGAVSDSIKLRDVVIGMGACTDSKVNRMRFKDHDFAAIADYHMVKNAEEAAKARGINVKVGNLFSADLFYTPDPDMFTVMDKYDILGVEMEAAGIYGAAAEYGAKAVAICTVSDHIKSGEQTTSDERATTFNEMIHIALDSVILGDKDA
- the deoB gene encoding phosphopentomutase — protein: MKRAIILVLDSFGVGASQDADKFGDVGADTLGHIAEQCSQGLADNDLRSGPLQLPNLSKLGLGKAGQESTGKFPIGLDEDAVITGAYAHAAELSSGKDTPSGHWEIAGVPVLFDWGYFSDKTNSFPQELLDSIVKRAKLPGYLGNCHSSGTVILDELGEEHMKSGWPIFYTSADSVFQIACHEETYGLDNLLELCEIVREELEPYNIGRVIARPFIGAKAGEFARTGNRHDLSLEPPAPTILQKLVDEKNGEVVSIGKISDIYAGCGITQKFKATGLEALFDATLEQVKRAGDNTIVFTNFVDFDSSYGHRRDVAGYAAALEYFDKRLPEIQALLKEDDILILTADHGCDPTWPGSDHTREHIPVLVSGPKIPAGSLGRRDTFADIGQSLAKYFDTSDMDYGKSFL